The DNA segment GGTGTTCAGCCTGGTCCTCATGGTGGCGGCCGCCTTCTTCGCctccgccaccaccaccgcctcCTCCTCCCACCCGGAGCTCCGCTCTGCGCTGTCAACCAAAGGTCAGCGTGTTCTCCCAACTCTTCCCCAGCTCGATCACGAGATCGACGCCTAACTAATCAGCTTCCTATTTGGTTTCTGGGTCACGCGACAGGGCACGAAGAAGATGGAGAAGGAGTAGGAGAGAGGAGCAGGCAGAGGAGGACATGGCCGTGCTGCGATCGGTGCGGCGGGTGCACCAAATCCACCCCGCCGCAGTGCCAGTGCCAGGACATGGTGAGGTCGTGCCACCCATCGTGCCGGCACTGCGTGCGCTCCCCGCTCAGCGTGTCCCCGCCCTTGTACCAGTGCATGGACCGGATCCCCAACTACTGCCGGCGCCGGTGCACGCCGGAGCCGCTCCTCGCGCAGTAGTATTCGAGCCAATTAGAGGGTCCGGAGATTTTGCCTTGTTCTGCTTGAGATTTCCGTGGTGGTGTTGTTCCCACCCTATCGTCTCCATTCACCCATCAATAGCGATGTTAATAGTGGAAGGCATTCTCACCCATCGACACTCTGCTTTGTTCTTCATCAGTTAATTTAGTCCCGTTTAGCGCGCCCA comes from the Musa acuminata AAA Group cultivar baxijiao chromosome BXJ2-8, Cavendish_Baxijiao_AAA, whole genome shotgun sequence genome and includes:
- the LOC135619621 gene encoding Bowman-Birk type proteinase inhibitor DE-4-like, with amino-acid sequence MRYNMVVFSLVLMVAAAFFASATTTASSSHPELRSALSTKGHEEDGEGVGERSRQRRTWPCCDRCGGCTKSTPPQCQCQDMVRSCHPSCRHCVRSPLSVSPPLYQCMDRIPNYCRRRCTPEPLLAQ